From one Luteipulveratus mongoliensis genomic stretch:
- a CDS encoding WS/DGAT/MGAT family O-acyltransferase, translating to MAERMSSLDASFLYLEDRNTPMHVGSVLIFKPADDGFDYDRLVSLVTNRIAYVPRYRQRVREIPGRLLNPVWIDDADFDVTYHVRRSALPRPGTLAQLEEFVGRIEARALDRKRPLWELYLVEGLEDGRFAIVTKTHQALVDGVHAIDIGQVIVDSDVETADPVPHSWRAAREPSSVELVAQAAIDVVRRPAHVLDGVRSGLLDATKVAGRAASVVGGVAQTVARSAALPAPSSPLNRDVGAHRRFVMVETDLKDYQRIRRRVAKSRGAVDITVHDVILATVTGGLRAWLLTRGESMTTGETVRAMVPVSTHVVEGDRPTEQVVPSFVDLPVGESRPTMRLHQVAYAMHQQIESGQGVSASTLAGLAGFAPPTLHSLGARLGSAMSRRLFNVVITNVPGPQQPLYAADALMTASHPVIPLAKGQALAIGLTSYDGGVYFGLNADRDAMPDVDVLGQCLIDALEELREDKEVLA from the coding sequence GTGGCCGAACGTATGAGCTCGCTGGATGCATCCTTCCTCTACCTGGAGGATCGCAACACGCCGATGCATGTCGGCAGCGTGCTCATCTTCAAGCCCGCGGACGACGGGTTCGACTACGACCGCCTCGTCAGCCTGGTCACCAACCGGATCGCCTATGTCCCGCGCTACCGGCAGCGGGTGCGAGAGATCCCGGGACGGCTGCTCAACCCGGTCTGGATCGACGACGCCGACTTCGACGTGACCTATCACGTACGCCGCTCGGCGCTGCCTCGTCCCGGCACCCTCGCGCAGCTCGAGGAATTCGTTGGCCGGATCGAGGCCCGCGCCCTCGACCGCAAGCGCCCGCTCTGGGAGCTCTACCTCGTCGAGGGGCTCGAGGACGGCCGGTTCGCGATCGTCACCAAGACCCACCAGGCGCTGGTCGACGGCGTGCACGCCATCGACATCGGCCAGGTCATCGTCGACTCCGACGTCGAGACGGCCGACCCCGTCCCACACAGCTGGCGGGCGGCACGCGAGCCCAGCAGCGTCGAGCTCGTCGCCCAGGCGGCCATCGACGTCGTACGCCGACCCGCTCACGTGCTCGATGGCGTCCGGTCCGGACTACTCGATGCCACCAAGGTCGCCGGCCGCGCCGCCTCCGTGGTCGGTGGCGTCGCTCAGACAGTCGCCCGTTCGGCCGCGCTGCCCGCACCGTCGAGCCCACTCAACCGTGATGTCGGCGCGCATCGCCGGTTCGTCATGGTCGAGACGGATCTTAAGGATTACCAACGCATTCGGCGCCGGGTCGCCAAGTCGCGGGGTGCCGTCGACATCACCGTGCACGACGTCATCCTGGCCACAGTGACCGGTGGTCTGAGGGCCTGGCTGCTCACGCGTGGCGAGTCGATGACGACGGGTGAGACGGTGCGCGCGATGGTGCCCGTCAGCACGCACGTCGTCGAGGGTGACCGACCGACCGAGCAGGTCGTGCCGTCCTTCGTCGACCTCCCCGTCGGCGAGTCGCGGCCGACGATGCGGCTCCACCAGGTGGCCTACGCCATGCACCAGCAGATCGAGAGCGGTCAGGGGGTCTCCGCAAGCACGCTCGCCGGACTCGCCGGCTTCGCGCCGCCGACCCTGCACTCATTGGGTGCCCGGCTCGGCAGTGCGATGTCGCGCCGGCTGTTCAACGTGGTCATCACCAACGTGCCCGGTCCGCAGCAGCCGCTCTACGCGGCGGACGCACTGATGACCGCGTCCCACCCGGTGATCCCTCTGGCCAAGGGGCAGGCGCTCGCCATCGGGCTGACGTCGTACGACGGAGGCGTCTACTTCGGTCTCAACGCGGACCGGGACGCGATGCCCGACGTGGACGTGCTCGGCCAGTGCCTGATCGACGCGCTCGAAGAGCTGCGCGAGGACAAGGAGGTCTTGGCATGA